In Triticum aestivum cultivar Chinese Spring chromosome 5B, IWGSC CS RefSeq v2.1, whole genome shotgun sequence, the following proteins share a genomic window:
- the LOC123117319 gene encoding probable lactoylglutathione lyase, chloroplastic isoform X2, giving the protein MRVCRGAVACAALMLLSTAAALRSDPIRPSTSGAPKLRASADAAHANATFRSKEEAFAWAKKDHRRLLHVVYRVGDIDRTIKFHTECLGMKLLRKRDIPEEKYTNAFLGYGREDAHFVVELTYNYGVDKYDIGAGFGHFGIATDDVAKTVEIIRAKGGKVTGEYGTVKGGKTVIAFTEDPDGYKFEILERPGTREPLCQAYGMELLRKRDNPRNKYTVAVMGYGPEDRNAVLELTYKYGIAKYDKGKAYGQMR; this is encoded by the exons GTGCGCCGCCCTCATGCTCCTCTCCACCGCTGCAG CGCTGCGGTCCGACCCGATCAGGCCGAGCACGAGCGGCGCGCCCAAGCTCCGCGCCTCCGCGGACGCCGCGCATGCTAATGCCACCTTCCGTAGCAAAGAGGAGGCCTTCGCCTGGGCCAAGAAGGACCACCGGAGGCTCCTCCACGTCGTCTACCGCGTCGGCGACATCGACAGGACCATCAA GTTCCATACAGAGTGCCTGGGCATGAAGCTGCTGAGGAAGCGCGACATACCAGAAGAGAAGTACACCAATGCCTTCCTCGGATACGGCCGCGAGGACGCCCATTTCGTTGTCGAGCTCACCTACA ACTACGGGGTTGACAAGTATGATATTGGGGCGGGGTTCGGTCATTTCGGCATCGCAACCGATGAT GTGGCCAAAACGGTTGAAATCATAAGAGCAAAGGGAGGCAAGGTGACAGGGGAGTATGGCACTGTCAAGGGTGGCAAGACCGTGATCGCGTTCACCGAAGACCCTGACGGCTACAAGTTTGAGATCCTTGAGAGGCCAGGGACTCGAGAGCCACTATGCCAG GCTTATGGTATGGAACTACTCCGGAAGCGAGACAACCCTAGAAACAAG TATACAGTGGCGGTGATGGGGTACGGGCCCGAAGACCGGAATGCGGTTCTGGAACTGACCTACAAGTATGGCATTGCTAAATATGACAAGGGGAAGGCCTATGGTCAG ATGCGATAG
- the LOC123117319 gene encoding probable lactoylglutathione lyase, chloroplastic isoform X1, whose product MRVCRGAVACAALMLLSTAAALRSDPIRPSTSGAPKLRASADAAHANATFRSKEEAFAWAKKDHRRLLHVVYRVGDIDRTIKFHTECLGMKLLRKRDIPEEKYTNAFLGYGREDAHFVVELTYNYGVDKYDIGAGFGHFGIATDDVAKTVEIIRAKGGKVTGEYGTVKGGKTVIAFTEDPDGYKFEILERPGTREPLCQVMLRVGDLDRSISFYEKAYGMELLRKRDNPRNKYTVAVMGYGPEDRNAVLELTYKYGIAKYDKGKAYGQMR is encoded by the exons GTGCGCCGCCCTCATGCTCCTCTCCACCGCTGCAG CGCTGCGGTCCGACCCGATCAGGCCGAGCACGAGCGGCGCGCCCAAGCTCCGCGCCTCCGCGGACGCCGCGCATGCTAATGCCACCTTCCGTAGCAAAGAGGAGGCCTTCGCCTGGGCCAAGAAGGACCACCGGAGGCTCCTCCACGTCGTCTACCGCGTCGGCGACATCGACAGGACCATCAA GTTCCATACAGAGTGCCTGGGCATGAAGCTGCTGAGGAAGCGCGACATACCAGAAGAGAAGTACACCAATGCCTTCCTCGGATACGGCCGCGAGGACGCCCATTTCGTTGTCGAGCTCACCTACA ACTACGGGGTTGACAAGTATGATATTGGGGCGGGGTTCGGTCATTTCGGCATCGCAACCGATGAT GTGGCCAAAACGGTTGAAATCATAAGAGCAAAGGGAGGCAAGGTGACAGGGGAGTATGGCACTGTCAAGGGTGGCAAGACCGTGATCGCGTTCACCGAAGACCCTGACGGCTACAAGTTTGAGATCCTTGAGAGGCCAGGGACTCGAGAGCCACTATGCCAGGTGATGCTTCGTGTCGGCGACCTCGACCGATCCATAAGCTTCTACGAGAAG GCTTATGGTATGGAACTACTCCGGAAGCGAGACAACCCTAGAAACAAG TATACAGTGGCGGTGATGGGGTACGGGCCCGAAGACCGGAATGCGGTTCTGGAACTGACCTACAAGTATGGCATTGCTAAATATGACAAGGGGAAGGCCTATGGTCAG ATGCGATAG
- the LOC123117319 gene encoding probable lactoylglutathione lyase, chloroplastic isoform X3 codes for MRVCRGAVACAALMLLSTAAALRSDPIRPSTSGAPKLRASADAAHANATFRSKEEAFAWAKKDHRRLLHVVYRVGDIDRTIKFHTECLGMKLLRKRDIPEEKYTNAFLGYGREDAHFVVELTYNYGVDKYDIGAGFGHFGIATDDVAKTVEIIRAKGGKVTGEYGTVKGGKTVIAFTEDPDGYKFEILERPGTREPLCQFHGLLYLKDHQSDLLSPNCRLMVWNYSGSETTLETSIQWR; via the exons GTGCGCCGCCCTCATGCTCCTCTCCACCGCTGCAG CGCTGCGGTCCGACCCGATCAGGCCGAGCACGAGCGGCGCGCCCAAGCTCCGCGCCTCCGCGGACGCCGCGCATGCTAATGCCACCTTCCGTAGCAAAGAGGAGGCCTTCGCCTGGGCCAAGAAGGACCACCGGAGGCTCCTCCACGTCGTCTACCGCGTCGGCGACATCGACAGGACCATCAA GTTCCATACAGAGTGCCTGGGCATGAAGCTGCTGAGGAAGCGCGACATACCAGAAGAGAAGTACACCAATGCCTTCCTCGGATACGGCCGCGAGGACGCCCATTTCGTTGTCGAGCTCACCTACA ACTACGGGGTTGACAAGTATGATATTGGGGCGGGGTTCGGTCATTTCGGCATCGCAACCGATGAT GTGGCCAAAACGGTTGAAATCATAAGAGCAAAGGGAGGCAAGGTGACAGGGGAGTATGGCACTGTCAAGGGTGGCAAGACCGTGATCGCGTTCACCGAAGACCCTGACGGCTACAAGTTTGAGATCCTTGAGAGGCCAGGGACTCGAGAGCCACTATGCCAG TTCCATGGCTTATTGTATCTCAAAGATCACCAGAGTGACTTGTTGTCGCCAAATTGCAGGCTTATGGTATGGAACTACTCCGGAAGCGAGACAACCCTAGAAACAAG TATACAGTGGCGGTGA
- the LOC123113829 gene encoding DEAD-box ATP-dependent RNA helicase 37, with protein sequence MRSSWADSVANAEESAPATGAAPAPVANHQNSRPTRSSYVPPHLRGGGRSPENQVPAAAPTPAGAYPSGAVQPAGGYAAAVGGTRWAAPPGAPSAGVGVVRQGGGGRGAVGGGGGGWNSRPGGWGDRRDREPNPFGDSEPAAVDVDFESQQNTGINFDAYEDIPVETSGHDVPAAVNTFAEIDLGDALNENIRRCKYVRPTPVQRHAIPIVIGGRDLMACAQTGSGKTAAFCFPIISGILKSRPPQRPRARTAFPLALILSPTRELSVQIHEEAKKFAYQTGVKACVAYGGAPIHQQLRELERGVDILVATPGRLMDLLERARVSLQMVNYLALDEADRMLDMGFEPQIRKIVEQMDMPPRGVRQTMLFSATFPKEIQRLASDFLADYIFLAVGRVGSSTDLIAQRVEFVLEADKRSYLMDLIHAQKANDVPGKNSLTLVFVETKRGADALENWLYTNGFPATSIHGDRTQQEREYALRSFKSGATPILVATDVAARGLDIPDVAHVINFDLPNDIDDYVHRIGRTGRAGKSGLATAFFNEGNMSLARPLCELMQEANQEVPQWLERYSARSSFGGGGGGRNRRSGGGGGARFGGRDFRRDTRGGGGGGGGGYGGGGGYGGGGGYGGGASSSWD encoded by the exons ATGCGATCTTCATGGGCTGATTCAGTTGCGAACGCCGAGGAATCGGCGCCCGCGACTGGTGCTGCTCCCGCCCCTGTTGCCAATCACCAGAACTCGCGTCCCACTCGCAGCTCTTACGTCCCTCCTCACCTCCGTGGTGGTGGCCGCTCACCAGAGAACCAAGTGCCAGCTGCAGCTCCAACACCAGCTGGCGCATACCCCTCAGGTGCTGTGCAGCCTGCTGGTGGGTACGCAGCCGCTGTTGGTGGCACTCGCTGGGCTGCCCCTCCTGGTGCTCCTAGCGCTGGCGTAGGTGTTGTCCGCCAGGGTGGTGGTGGACGTGGTGCTgttggtggcggcggtggtggctggAACTCCCGCCCTGGTGGGTGGGGGGACCGCAGGGACCGTGAACCAAACCCTTTTGGCGATAGTGAGCCGGCGGCTGTTGATGTTGACTTTGAGAGTCAACAGAACACAGGTATCAATTTTGATGCCTATGAGGACATTCCTGTGGAGACAAGTGGCCACGATGTGCCTGCAGCAGTCAACACGTTTGCAGAGATTGACTTGGGTGATGCACTGAATGAGAATATACGGAGGTGCAAGTATGTGAGGCCTACACCTGTGCAGCGGCATGCCATTCCGATTGTCATTGGAGGCAGGGATCTGATGGCCTGCGCTCAGACTGGGTCTGGGAAGACAGCTGCTTTTTGTTTCCCGATCATCAGTGGGATCCTTAAGTCAAGGCCACCACAGAGGCCTAGAGCTAGGACTGCATTTCCTCTTGCTCTGATATTATCTCCTACTCGCGAGCTATCCGTCCAA ATTCATGAAGAAGCAAAGAAATTTGCATACCAGACTGGTGTTAAGGCTTGTGTTGCATATGGTGGAGCACCAATTCATCAGCAG TTGAGAGAACTGGAAAGAGGTGTTGATATACTAGTGGCAACTCCTGGTCGTTTGATGGATCTGCTGGAGAGAGCTAGAGTATCACTGCAAATGGTGAATTACTTGGCTCTTGATGAAGCTGACCGGATGCTCGATATGGGGTTTGAGCCACagatacgcaagattgttgagcaGATGGACATGCCCCCTCGTGGTGTGAGACAGACCATGCTGTTCAGTGCTACTTTTCCAAAGGAGATACAA CGCCTGGCATCAGATTTCCTTGCAGACTACATCTTCCTTGCTGTTGGAAGAGTTGGTTCAAGTACCGATTTGATTGCTCAAAGGGTGGAGTTTGTCCTTGAAGCGGATAAGAGAAGTTACCTCATGGACCTTATTCATGCGCAGAAGGCTAATGATGTTCCTGGAAAG AATTCTCTTACTTTGGTCTTCGTGGAGACAAAGAGGGGTGCTGATGCTCTGGAGAACTGGCTGTATACAAATGGGTTCCCTGCGACAAGTATTCATGGAGATCGTACACAACAG GAAAGGGAGTATGCGCTGAGATCCTTCAAGAGTGGAGCAACTCCCATCCTGGTTGCAACTGACGTTGCTGCTCGTGGGCTTGACATACCAGATGTCGCCCACGTCATCAATTTTGATCTGCCAAATGACATAGATGACTATGTTCACCGCATTGGGAGAACTGGAAGAGCTGGGAAGTCTGGTTTGGCAACTGCATTTTTCAATGAGGGCAACATGTCACTGGCCAGGCCGTTATGCGAACTGATGCAGGAAGCCAATCAGGAGGTTCCTCAGTGGCTGGAGCGCTATTCTGCCCGTTCCTCGTttggaggcggcggaggaggcagaAACCGCAGGTcaggaggtggtggcggtgctCGATTTGGTGGACGTGACTTCCGTCGCGacacgaggggcggcggcggtggaggaggtggtggcTACGGCGGTGGTGGCGGTTACGGTGGTGGTGGAGGTTATGGTGGAGGCGCGTCTAGCTCGTGGGACTGA